The following coding sequences lie in one Halogeometricum rufum genomic window:
- a CDS encoding DICT sensory domain-containing protein produces the protein MRLQQFVESADERALSLVVVNRESPRPIQTMLEGLFDGQPVEVDERRLPDGDDDAVLLVDDGEIVASSPLAALQESILLVNSDLYITGTRAATDVEIPDVVAAMENVRFTLRGYPESNKEKLLLITISRYIERLALESDGGTHRASFQRLSRIDDELGTRRVYERLAASAVDTHVYGVPDWTPPPDFEVTMHGGWTPTFRDSWFVTFASESTDGPHAALVALETEPRVWDGFWTFDSGDTRRISRYIERRL, from the coding sequence GTGAGACTACAGCAGTTCGTCGAATCGGCCGACGAGCGAGCCCTCTCGCTCGTCGTGGTGAATCGGGAGTCGCCGAGGCCGATTCAGACCATGCTCGAAGGGTTGTTCGACGGCCAACCCGTCGAAGTGGACGAGCGACGACTCCCCGACGGGGACGACGACGCGGTCCTCCTCGTCGACGACGGCGAAATCGTTGCCTCCTCGCCGCTGGCGGCGTTACAGGAGTCGATTCTCCTCGTGAACTCCGATCTGTACATCACCGGCACTCGCGCCGCCACCGACGTCGAGATTCCGGACGTCGTCGCGGCCATGGAGAACGTGCGGTTCACGTTGCGGGGGTACCCCGAGTCGAACAAGGAGAAGCTACTGCTCATCACGATTTCGCGGTACATCGAGCGGTTGGCGCTGGAGAGCGACGGCGGCACGCACCGCGCGTCGTTCCAGCGACTCTCCCGCATCGACGACGAACTCGGAACGCGCCGGGTGTACGAACGACTGGCGGCGTCGGCGGTTGACACGCACGTCTACGGCGTCCCCGACTGGACGCCGCCGCCGGACTTCGAGGTCACGATGCACGGTGGATGGACGCCGACGTTCCGCGACTCGTGGTTCGTCACCTTCGCCTCGGAGTCCACGGACGGTCCGCACGCGGCACTCGTCGCGTTGGAAACCGAACCGCGCGTCTGGGACGGGTTCTGGACGTTCGATTCGGGAGACACGCGGCGTATCTCGCGGTACATCGAACGGAGACTGTGA